Proteins encoded by one window of Candidatus Methylomirabilota bacterium:
- a CDS encoding HAD-IA family hydrolase, protein MSDNGAAAQSRPGTIRAVIFDMDGVLVDSEPFGFEALRRVMTRHGLPYSEEENAEFLGRTTLDSCRILKARHGFAASAETLADWYVEHMLEQIGRGPIPMAGVPEVLRQVRAAGYRMALASSAEVRVIEANLVALAIRPLFEAVVSGTQVARGKPAPDVFLAAADRLATPPAQCLVIEDSRNGLLAAKAAGMRCAVVPCSYTRGQDLREADHRLDALPELLALL, encoded by the coding sequence ATGAGCGACAACGGCGCGGCCGCGCAATCCCGTCCGGGGACGATCCGGGCCGTCATCTTCGACATGGATGGCGTCCTCGTGGACTCCGAGCCCTTCGGCTTCGAGGCCCTGCGTCGGGTGATGACGCGTCATGGCCTGCCCTACTCGGAGGAGGAGAACGCCGAGTTCCTCGGCCGCACCACGCTCGATTCCTGCCGGATCCTGAAGGCGCGGCACGGCTTCGCCGCATCGGCCGAGACGCTGGCCGACTGGTACGTCGAGCACATGCTGGAGCAGATCGGGCGCGGACCGATCCCGATGGCCGGCGTGCCCGAGGTGCTGCGTCAGGTGCGGGCCGCGGGCTACCGCATGGCGCTGGCGTCCTCCGCGGAGGTCCGCGTGATCGAGGCCAACCTGGTCGCCCTGGCGATCCGCCCGCTCTTCGAGGCCGTCGTCTCGGGTACGCAGGTGGCCCGCGGCAAGCCCGCGCCGGACGTGTTCCTGGCCGCCGCCGACCGTCTCGCGACGCCGCCCGCGCAGTGCCTCGTCATCGAGGATTCGCGGAACGGTCTGCTGGCCGCCAAGGCCGCGGGCATGCGCTGCGCGGTCGTGCCCTGCAGCTACACCCGCGGGCAAGATCTCCGCGAGGCGGATCACCGGCTCGACGCCCTGCCCGAGCTGCTCGCGCTCCTCTAG
- a CDS encoding amidohydrolase, with product MNALKQRVAGAVDRLGDELTALSHRIHAHPELAFEETRASGWLREFLDTQGFQVEPGVGGVGTAFRATLETGPGPTLAILCEYDALPGVGHACGHNVIAAAGAGAGAALMAARDGLPPGRIVVIGTPAEERGGGKGVLVEAGVFRDVDGAMMIHGFDRTLLHQDLLGVVRATFEWAGKAAHASADPWEGVNALDACVQTFNAVSMLRQQMRPDCRIHGVVADGGAAANIIPERAVADFNVRGPSLASMWALYRRVVACAEAAAVATGARLTVTQHRDVYEPLKRNQALLDVFADNLGAAGLGEGPPAPDRLASSDIGNVSQVTPTIHAWIAIAPLGTAIHTREFAAAAAAPGARAGLLAGAKLMALSAVDLLADPARLAAMKEEFRGR from the coding sequence ATGAACGCCCTCAAGCAGCGCGTCGCGGGCGCGGTGGATCGGCTCGGTGACGAGCTCACCGCGCTGTCGCACCGGATCCACGCGCATCCCGAGCTGGCGTTCGAGGAGACGCGGGCGAGCGGCTGGCTCCGCGAGTTCCTGGACACGCAGGGCTTCCAGGTGGAGCCGGGCGTGGGCGGCGTCGGCACCGCGTTCCGGGCGACCCTCGAGACCGGCCCGGGCCCGACCCTGGCGATCCTCTGCGAGTACGACGCGCTGCCCGGCGTCGGTCACGCCTGCGGTCACAACGTGATCGCGGCCGCGGGCGCCGGGGCGGGCGCCGCGCTCATGGCTGCGCGCGACGGCCTGCCGCCCGGACGCATCGTGGTGATCGGCACGCCGGCCGAGGAGCGGGGCGGAGGCAAGGGCGTGCTCGTGGAGGCCGGCGTCTTCCGGGACGTGGACGGGGCGATGATGATCCACGGCTTCGATCGCACGCTGCTGCATCAGGACCTGCTCGGGGTCGTCCGCGCGACGTTCGAGTGGGCGGGCAAGGCCGCGCACGCCTCGGCCGATCCGTGGGAGGGCGTCAACGCGCTGGACGCCTGCGTGCAGACGTTCAACGCGGTCAGCATGCTGCGGCAGCAGATGCGGCCGGACTGCCGCATCCACGGCGTGGTCGCGGACGGCGGCGCGGCCGCCAACATCATTCCGGAGCGCGCGGTGGCCGACTTCAACGTGCGCGGGCCGAGCCTCGCGTCGATGTGGGCCCTCTACCGCCGCGTCGTCGCGTGCGCCGAGGCGGCCGCGGTGGCGACCGGCGCGCGGCTCACGGTGACGCAGCACCGGGACGTCTACGAGCCGCTGAAGCGCAACCAGGCGCTGCTCGACGTCTTCGCGGACAACCTCGGCGCGGCCGGGCTCGGCGAGGGGCCGCCCGCGCCCGACCGTCTGGCCTCCTCGGACATCGGCAACGTGAGCCAGGTCACGCCGACGATCCACGCGTGGATCGCGATCGCTCCGCTCGGCACCGCGATCCACACCCGCGAGTTCGCGGCGGCCGCCGCGGCGCCGGGGGCGCGCGCCGGACTGCTGGCCGGGGCCAAGCTGATGGCCCTCAGCGCGGTGGACCTGCTGGCTGACCCGGCCCGGCTGGCCGCGATGAAGGAGGAGTTTCGGGGCCGGTGA
- a CDS encoding TAXI family TRAP transporter solute-binding subunit, with amino-acid sequence MKSRFTRWTLAVVLTVAVVWVSLLVMDPFPPRRIIVATGQPDGTYDALGREYQRRLRREGLTVELRRTAGSVENLDLLRRGGADVAFVQGGIYQPAEDPQQRLRGMAAIYREPLWIFYRGQPIGDGLASLAGRRLSIGAPGSGTEAVARALFDALGLSTGGANVERLTSAEARRALEEERIDAAFFVASYADVNVVALLHRPDVHLLGFTRDVAFARNFRYLTPVRLDQGLLDLKVDLPRHEVTLMAPAALLLCRESLHPRVVEQILTIARDVHGAGSLIDTPGRFPTREGVDVPLHDAADSFLTRGESLLSRVLPYWALRWFLQMRLLVLPLFAVWVPLFGIMPMLLNWRGNRVLQQLYAALRDAEAEVATAGGEAALRDVIARIEALRNRIEGLAQRLPLKHQRDLYHCRLHVSLVLAEARERLTGMVQQPF; translated from the coding sequence GTGAAGAGCCGGTTCACGCGCTGGACCCTCGCGGTGGTGCTCACCGTCGCGGTCGTCTGGGTGAGCCTCCTCGTCATGGATCCGTTCCCGCCGCGGCGGATCATCGTCGCGACCGGCCAGCCCGACGGCACCTACGACGCGCTCGGGCGGGAGTATCAGCGGCGCTTGCGCCGCGAGGGCCTCACCGTCGAGCTGCGGCGCACCGCGGGCTCGGTCGAGAATCTGGATCTGCTCCGGCGCGGCGGGGCCGACGTGGCCTTCGTGCAGGGCGGCATCTACCAGCCCGCCGAGGATCCCCAGCAGCGCCTGCGGGGCATGGCCGCGATCTACCGCGAGCCGCTCTGGATCTTCTACCGGGGCCAGCCGATCGGCGACGGGCTCGCGTCGCTCGCGGGCCGGCGGCTCTCGATCGGGGCGCCGGGCAGCGGCACCGAGGCGGTGGCGCGCGCGCTCTTCGACGCGCTCGGGCTGTCGACGGGCGGAGCGAACGTGGAGCGCCTGACCTCGGCCGAGGCGCGCCGCGCGCTCGAGGAGGAGCGCATCGACGCCGCCTTCTTCGTGGCCTCCTACGCCGACGTCAACGTCGTCGCGCTGCTCCATCGCCCGGACGTGCACCTGCTGGGCTTCACCCGCGACGTGGCCTTCGCGCGGAACTTCCGCTATCTCACTCCGGTCCGCCTGGACCAGGGACTGCTCGACCTGAAGGTGGACCTGCCTCGCCATGAGGTCACGCTGATGGCGCCGGCGGCGTTGCTGCTCTGCCGCGAGTCCCTACATCCGCGCGTGGTCGAGCAGATCCTCACGATCGCGCGCGACGTGCACGGGGCCGGCAGCCTCATCGATACGCCCGGACGCTTCCCGACCCGCGAGGGGGTGGACGTCCCGCTGCACGACGCGGCCGACTCGTTCCTCACCCGGGGCGAGTCGCTGCTCTCCCGCGTGCTCCCGTACTGGGCGCTGCGCTGGTTCCTCCAGATGCGCCTGCTGGTCCTGCCGCTGTTCGCGGTGTGGGTGCCGCTGTTCGGGATCATGCCGATGCTGCTGAACTGGCGGGGCAACCGCGTGCTCCAGCAGCTCTACGCGGCCCTGCGCGACGCGGAGGCGGAGGTCGCCACCGCCGGCGGAGAGGCCGCGCTGCGCGACGTCATCGCGCGGATCGAGGCGCTGCGCAATCGCATCGAGGGGCTGGCCCAGCGGCTGCCCCTGAAGCACCAGCGGGATCTCTATCACTGCCGCCTGCACGTCTCGCTGGTGCTGGCGGAGGCGCGGGAGCGCCTCACCGGAATGGTGCAGCAGCCCTTCTAG
- a CDS encoding ABC transporter substrate-binding protein, with amino-acid sequence MQKALAMWLMLAAGGGATQPDAAPLQVVQSATDRVLQIVQDSQLAAPISQERRRAEVQRIADRLFDFPEMARRALALHWRERSPQEQSEFVAVFKQLLGRAYIGRLEGYTGEQIVYLGETVDAEFATVRSKIVTGRGTEIGVDYRLHLVGSRWMVYDVAVQGVSFVANYRGQFDKIIRASSYAALVRELKSKYADAPRAARPAPAPAPTAAAPAMPASIAPTAPAADPEQSPAETTP; translated from the coding sequence ATGCAGAAAGCCCTCGCGATGTGGCTCATGCTCGCGGCCGGCGGTGGCGCTACTCAGCCGGACGCGGCCCCGCTCCAGGTGGTGCAGAGCGCGACCGACCGGGTGCTGCAGATCGTGCAGGACTCACAGCTAGCTGCACCAATCAGCCAGGAGCGGCGACGCGCGGAGGTGCAGCGCATCGCCGACCGCCTCTTCGACTTCCCGGAGATGGCCCGCCGGGCGCTGGCCCTGCACTGGCGCGAGCGCTCCCCGCAGGAGCAGAGCGAGTTCGTGGCGGTGTTCAAGCAGCTGCTGGGCCGCGCCTACATCGGCCGGCTCGAAGGTTATACGGGCGAGCAGATCGTGTACCTGGGCGAGACGGTCGATGCCGAGTTCGCGACGGTCCGCTCCAAGATCGTCACCGGCCGCGGCACCGAGATCGGGGTGGACTACCGGCTGCACCTGGTCGGCTCGCGCTGGATGGTCTATGACGTCGCGGTTCAGGGCGTGAGCTTCGTGGCGAACTATCGCGGCCAGTTCGACAAGATCATTCGCGCCTCGTCGTACGCGGCGCTGGTGCGCGAGCTCAAGAGCAAGTACGCGGACGCGCCCCGGGCCGCCCGCCCGGCGCCCGCGCCGGCGCCCACCGCCGCCGCGCCCGCGATGCCCGCGTCCATCGCTCCCACGGCGCCGGCCGCCGACCCCGAACAGAGTCCCGCCGAGACGACGCCCTAG
- the msrA gene encoding peptide-methionine (S)-S-oxide reductase MsrA gives MFGLRKRAMPGPADALPGRAEKMPVPESHFVSGARLSPPFPAGTERAVFGMGCFWGAERKFWEIPGVYSTSVGYAGGYTPNPTYEEVCSGATGHAEVVMVVFDPAKVSYETLLRAFWENHDPTQGMRQGNDVGTQYRSAIYCYDDAQQRAAEASRKAYQAVLDKAGYGPITTEIRPAPEYYYAEDYHQQYLAKNPWGYCGIGGTGVACPAGLVQSA, from the coding sequence ATGTTCGGTCTGCGCAAGCGTGCCATGCCGGGTCCGGCCGACGCCCTTCCCGGTCGCGCCGAGAAGATGCCGGTCCCGGAGAGCCACTTCGTCAGCGGCGCCCGGCTCTCGCCCCCGTTCCCCGCGGGCACGGAGCGCGCGGTCTTCGGCATGGGCTGCTTCTGGGGCGCGGAGCGCAAGTTCTGGGAGATCCCGGGCGTGTACTCGACGTCCGTGGGCTACGCCGGCGGCTACACGCCCAATCCGACGTACGAGGAGGTCTGCAGCGGCGCGACCGGGCACGCCGAGGTCGTGATGGTGGTGTTCGATCCGGCCAAGGTCTCCTACGAGACGCTGCTCCGCGCGTTCTGGGAGAACCACGATCCGACCCAGGGCATGCGCCAGGGCAACGACGTGGGCACCCAGTACCGCTCCGCGATCTACTGCTACGACGATGCGCAGCAGCGCGCCGCCGAGGCCTCCCGCAAGGCGTACCAGGCCGTGCTGGACAAGGCCGGCTACGGACCGATCACCACCGAGATCCGCCCGGCGCCCGAATACTACTACGCGGAGGACTACCACCAGCAGTATCTGGCCAAGAACCCGTGGGGCTACTGCGGCATCGGCGGCACCGGCGTCGCCTGCCCGGCGGGACTGGTCCAGTCGGCCTAG
- a CDS encoding CaiB/BaiF CoA-transferase family protein has product MSDSSLPLHGLVVVDLTRVLAGPYCTRLLSDLGARVIKIERPVEGDEMRRNPHQIEPGRDDQSTYFARVNAGKESVAVDLSRPEGRDVVLGLATHADVFIENFAPGVVGRLGLDYPAVSAVKPDIVYCSISGFGQTGPWRERPAFAHIINAASGMMALEQGDEAAPRASNLQAADVLAAAHAMGAIMAALWRRARTGRGAHLDVSMLEALVGADSVTYASVLNGGAEHGNPRPGMIVHQIGDRYMAMQVVGAPRLWERLLGLMQRPELGRDPRFTSSLTRRNNWRALRQIITAWLDTFPSAEAALAALTEARIPCAPVLRPAEVIAQEHLAVRQFFPVLPHPGRQDLRVTASPYHVDGQPTHPRAPAAYRVGEHTRRVLRDVLGYKDERIQELIAAGVIEGPA; this is encoded by the coding sequence ATGTCCGACTCGTCCCTGCCGTTGCACGGCCTCGTCGTGGTCGATCTCACGCGTGTCCTGGCCGGCCCCTACTGCACGCGCCTGCTGTCAGACCTCGGCGCGCGCGTCATCAAGATCGAGCGGCCCGTCGAGGGCGACGAGATGCGCCGCAACCCGCACCAGATCGAGCCCGGCCGCGATGACCAGTCCACCTACTTCGCACGGGTGAACGCGGGCAAGGAGAGCGTGGCGGTGGATCTGAGCCGTCCCGAGGGCCGCGACGTCGTGCTGGGGCTCGCCACGCACGCCGACGTGTTCATCGAGAACTTCGCGCCGGGGGTGGTGGGCCGTTTGGGCCTCGACTATCCCGCGGTCTCCGCCGTGAAGCCCGACATCGTCTACTGCTCCATCTCCGGCTTCGGCCAGACCGGTCCGTGGCGGGAGCGGCCTGCCTTCGCCCACATCATCAACGCCGCCTCCGGGATGATGGCGCTGGAGCAGGGCGACGAGGCCGCCCCGCGCGCCTCGAATCTGCAGGCCGCCGACGTGCTGGCCGCCGCGCACGCGATGGGGGCCATCATGGCCGCGCTCTGGCGACGGGCGCGCACCGGACGGGGCGCGCATCTCGACGTGTCGATGCTGGAGGCGCTGGTGGGCGCCGACAGCGTCACCTACGCCTCGGTGCTCAACGGCGGCGCGGAGCACGGCAACCCCCGTCCCGGCATGATCGTCCACCAGATCGGCGACCGCTACATGGCCATGCAGGTCGTGGGCGCCCCACGGCTGTGGGAGCGGCTGCTCGGCCTCATGCAGCGGCCCGAGCTGGGCCGCGATCCGCGCTTCACCTCGTCGCTGACCCGGCGGAACAACTGGCGCGCGCTTCGCCAGATCATCACCGCCTGGCTCGATACCTTCCCGAGCGCGGAGGCCGCGCTGGCCGCGTTGACCGAGGCCCGCATCCCCTGCGCCCCGGTCCTGCGGCCGGCCGAGGTCATCGCGCAGGAGCATCTGGCCGTGCGCCAGTTCTTCCCGGTGCTGCCGCATCCGGGCCGCCAGGATCTGCGGGTGACCGCGAGCCCCTATCACGTGGACGGCCAGCCCACCCATCCGCGCGCGCCCGCGGCCTACCGGGTGGGCGAGCACACCCGTCGGGTGCTGCGCGATGTGCTCGGCTACAAGGACGAGCGCATCCAGGAGCTGATCGCCGCCGGCGTCATCGAGGGACCCGCGTGA
- a CDS encoding response regulator: MPERPARRPQVLVVDDETIIARLIADMLGGEGYEVDTAPNGIVALERIAGRDYDLILSDLRMPELDGFGFYHELEQERPDLLRRLVFITGASEYADGSGVIGDVPVPVLTKPFDLTELQRVARETLSISLP; encoded by the coding sequence ATGCCCGAGCGCCCGGCCCGTCGCCCGCAGGTTCTCGTCGTGGACGACGAGACGATCATCGCCCGGCTCATCGCCGACATGCTGGGCGGCGAAGGCTACGAGGTCGACACCGCCCCGAACGGCATCGTGGCCCTCGAGCGGATCGCCGGCCGGGACTACGATCTCATCCTGAGCGATCTGCGGATGCCCGAGCTCGACGGCTTCGGCTTCTATCACGAGCTCGAGCAGGAGCGGCCGGATCTGCTCCGGCGCCTCGTCTTCATCACCGGCGCGTCGGAGTACGCCGACGGCTCGGGCGTCATCGGCGACGTGCCAGTGCCGGTGCTCACCAAGCCGTTCGACCTGACCGAGCTGCAACGCGTCGCGCGGGAGACACTCTCCATCTCGCTCCCCTGA
- a CDS encoding heparan-alpha-glucosaminide N-acetyltransferase domain-containing protein, whose amino-acid sequence MAAPALVERAPAERLQFLDAVRGFALVLMIVNHTGRWWQDGTMGWPRYNLIYTSMAVGAPLFLFLVGFCLPLSYARRAAAGGGASMDRGVAAKFLQRGARLVLASWLLNFLVFRDEPFWEGGVLQTIGLGIIFGFPPMRLLHHRVARYALLAVAIGLYVLFSVSFPALVGWLPAHPVIGRTLFFEFPPWPWISLVWVGLVLGWAWAHQETAQRRARYLWLMSGAGVALLLAFAAWDAAHGTPVHLSLAFKRDFILNNHWTPRGVTNLLGFGAVFCALGLAYYLVEVRRLPAGWLVILGRTSLMLYFLHHFIVFSLTSEWLGWKLNDWWQYSLANAVLMVLLVFLGKLWLGIRGAASRRLQPAWR is encoded by the coding sequence ATGGCGGCGCCGGCCCTCGTGGAGCGCGCCCCGGCGGAGCGTCTGCAGTTCCTGGACGCGGTGCGGGGCTTCGCGCTGGTGCTGATGATCGTCAACCACACCGGGCGCTGGTGGCAGGACGGCACCATGGGCTGGCCGCGCTACAACCTGATCTACACGAGCATGGCGGTCGGCGCGCCGCTCTTCCTGTTCCTGGTGGGCTTCTGCCTGCCGCTGTCCTACGCGCGGCGGGCCGCCGCGGGCGGCGGCGCGTCGATGGACCGCGGAGTCGCCGCCAAGTTCCTCCAGCGCGGGGCGCGGCTCGTGCTCGCCTCGTGGCTCCTGAACTTCCTGGTATTCCGCGACGAGCCTTTCTGGGAAGGCGGCGTGCTGCAGACCATCGGCCTCGGCATCATCTTCGGCTTCCCGCCGATGCGGCTGCTCCATCACCGGGTTGCCCGCTACGCGCTGCTCGCGGTGGCGATCGGGCTGTACGTGCTGTTCTCGGTCTCGTTCCCGGCGCTCGTCGGCTGGCTGCCCGCCCATCCGGTGATCGGTCGGACCCTCTTCTTCGAGTTCCCGCCGTGGCCGTGGATCTCGCTGGTCTGGGTCGGCCTCGTCCTCGGCTGGGCGTGGGCCCACCAGGAGACCGCGCAGCGGCGCGCGCGCTATCTCTGGCTCATGAGTGGCGCCGGCGTCGCGCTCCTGCTCGCCTTCGCGGCCTGGGACGCCGCGCACGGCACGCCGGTCCATCTCTCGCTCGCCTTCAAGCGCGATTTCATCTTGAACAATCACTGGACCCCGCGCGGGGTCACCAATCTGCTGGGCTTCGGGGCCGTGTTCTGCGCTCTCGGCCTCGCCTACTACCTGGTCGAGGTGCGCCGACTGCCCGCGGGCTGGCTCGTGATCCTCGGGCGCACCTCGCTCATGCTCTACTTCCTCCACCACTTCATCGTCTTCTCCCTCACCAGCGAATGGCTCGGCTGGAAGCTCAACGACTGGTGGCAGTACTCGCTGGCCAATGCGGTCCTCATGGTCCTCCTCGTGTTCCTGGGAAAGCTCTGGCTCGGCATCCGCGGCGCGGCCTCGCGCCGCCTGCAGCCGGCCTGGCGCTGA
- a CDS encoding mandelate racemase/muconate lactonizing enzyme family protein, with translation MKIRDLQADHYRITLPVALSDSTHGIIEDFELLTARVRDADGVEGVGYTYTVGTGGAAVRALLARDLAPRLAGREAEDIEALWQLMWWALHYGGRGGAQALAISAVDIALWDLRARRQGAPLWRVLGGFDPRVPCYAGGIDLELPLDALLRQTEDNLARGFRAIKMKVGRAALREDVERVRAMRAHLGPDVPLMADANMRWSVDEAIRAARALRDQDLVWLEEPTIPDDVPGHVRIVREGGVPIAAGENLHTLHEFRALIAAGGVTFPEPDVTSCGGITTFMKICHLAEAFNLPVTSHGAHDVTVHLLAAVPNRSYLEAHGFGLDRYIEVPLQIQAGRAIAPDRPGHGVVFDWAALSPLRVD, from the coding sequence ATGAAGATCCGAGACCTCCAGGCCGATCACTATCGCATCACGCTGCCGGTGGCGCTCTCCGACTCGACCCACGGGATCATCGAGGACTTCGAGCTGCTCACCGCGCGCGTGCGCGACGCCGACGGCGTCGAGGGCGTGGGCTACACCTACACGGTGGGCACCGGCGGCGCCGCGGTGCGGGCGCTGCTGGCGCGCGATCTGGCCCCGCGGCTCGCCGGCCGCGAGGCCGAGGACATCGAGGCGCTCTGGCAGCTCATGTGGTGGGCGCTGCACTACGGCGGCCGGGGCGGGGCCCAGGCGCTCGCCATCTCGGCGGTGGACATAGCGCTGTGGGATCTGCGCGCGCGGCGTCAAGGCGCGCCGCTCTGGCGCGTGCTCGGCGGGTTCGATCCGCGCGTGCCTTGCTACGCCGGCGGCATCGATCTCGAGCTGCCGCTCGACGCGCTGCTGCGCCAGACCGAGGACAACCTGGCCCGCGGGTTCCGGGCCATCAAGATGAAGGTGGGCCGGGCCGCGCTTCGGGAAGACGTCGAGCGGGTCCGGGCCATGCGCGCGCATCTAGGCCCGGATGTCCCCCTGATGGCGGATGCCAACATGCGGTGGAGCGTCGACGAGGCCATCCGCGCGGCGCGGGCGCTCCGCGATCAGGACCTGGTCTGGCTCGAGGAGCCCACGATCCCCGACGACGTGCCGGGCCACGTCCGCATCGTGCGCGAGGGCGGGGTGCCCATCGCGGCGGGGGAGAACCTCCACACCCTCCACGAGTTCCGCGCGTTGATCGCGGCCGGCGGGGTGACCTTCCCCGAGCCCGACGTCACCAGTTGCGGCGGCATCACCACGTTCATGAAGATCTGCCACCTCGCCGAGGCCTTCAATCTGCCGGTGACCTCGCACGGGGCCCACGACGTGACGGTGCACCTGCTCGCCGCCGTCCCCAATCGCTCCTATCTCGAGGCGCACGGCTTCGGACTGGACCGCTACATCGAGGTCCCGCTCCAGATCCAGGCGGGGCGCGCCATCGCCCCCGACCGGCCGGGCCACGGGGTGGTCTTCGACTGGGCCGCCCTCTCGCCGCTCCGGGTCGACTGA
- the mtgA gene encoding monofunctional biosynthetic peptidoglycan transglycosylase, translating to MRSRRGWAGRLAVIAMLAIAGWLAVEIWAWPSVRRLAIERPATTAFIEQYRALQRARGRPDRVAREWTPYAAISPAVKRAVLVAEDVNFFSHHGFALDEMQSALEDALRDRELPRGASTITQQLAKNLWLSRSRNPLRKTKEALLTWQLERTLPKRRILELYLNVVELGPGIYGVGAASQRYFGKPAADLDEREAAQLAAILPNPAAWRPGSASAAYQHRVAVIERRMGRAAFLWKQI from the coding sequence ATGCGCAGCCGACGCGGGTGGGCCGGGCGCCTGGCGGTGATCGCGATGCTGGCGATCGCCGGATGGCTGGCCGTCGAGATCTGGGCCTGGCCGTCGGTCCGTCGCCTCGCCATCGAGCGCCCCGCGACGACCGCCTTCATCGAGCAGTACCGGGCCCTGCAGCGCGCCCGCGGCCGGCCGGATCGCGTGGCCCGGGAGTGGACACCCTACGCGGCGATCTCGCCCGCGGTGAAGCGGGCGGTGCTGGTCGCCGAGGACGTCAACTTCTTCAGCCATCACGGCTTCGCGCTCGACGAGATGCAGAGCGCGCTCGAGGACGCCCTGCGCGACCGCGAGCTGCCGCGCGGGGCGTCCACGATCACCCAGCAGCTGGCCAAGAACCTGTGGCTCTCCAGATCCCGCAACCCGCTGCGCAAGACGAAGGAGGCGCTGCTCACCTGGCAGCTCGAGCGGACCTTGCCCAAGCGGCGCATTCTCGAGCTGTACCTGAACGTGGTCGAGCTGGGCCCGGGCATCTACGGCGTGGGCGCGGCGAGCCAGCGCTACTTCGGCAAGCCGGCGGCGGACCTGGACGAACGCGAGGCCGCTCAGCTGGCCGCGATCCTGCCGAATCCCGCCGCCTGGCGCCCCGGGTCGGCCAGCGCGGCCTACCAGCATCGCGTGGCGGTGATCGAGCGGCGAATGGGGCGCGCCGCGTTCCTCTGGAAGCAGATCTGA